In Miscanthus floridulus cultivar M001 chromosome 19, ASM1932011v1, whole genome shotgun sequence, the DNA window TTTTGCGAAAGGAATGAAGAAACAGTCCCCTGATCTGTAGATGGACGGATCTGTGTCCTGCAGGAGAAACTTCATGGGAACTGCTGATGGAGTCCATCAGTCGAAAAGTGAGGCCTTTTCACGTTTTTCTTTTGAAGTGGAAGAAAAGGCCTTTTTCACGTTGGCTGTCCGATCCATAAGGTAAATACTAGTAATAAACCATATACTAGTGAATTGTAATTAAATCCACCTGCTAGTGACACGAGAAGTTAGAGGAGACTGACACCAGATATAAGCAAGCCATGACGTAAACCAGCAGGTCAAACGACCCAAACAAAACAAGAAGCTAACTAACTGAGCATTCACCAAATGTAAAGAAAGTTGCAGCAGCTACAGTGAAATGGCTGCAGAGTAGCTCAGTTGAACACGCCCATTACTAAAAGTAAGCTGAAGATATGCAATGGCACGGTGACAAAGAAAAGATAAGGTTCCCTGCAGAGAGAATCCCAAAAGGTGTAGTAATAAGCGAAACAGTTGACAGAACAAAACACCACTGCGTAGACTCTGAAGATCTTTACCATCAACTCAGAACGCGACCTGGTAGAGTGAGTAAAGTATGAATAATCAGGACACTTCTGAATTCAGGAGCAAGGTATATTCTCAAATCTAATGCAATGTACTGTAGAGCACCAACTTACATTGAGCTATCAGAGTCTCCTTTTCACTCCAGAAATCTTTTCAGTTCCCGGTCTACTGGATCCCTTGTTGCCTGCATCCATCTGAAGTAGTACATGTATACAGCGATTCAGACTCATGCCTCTCATTGCAAAACAAATGGGAACTGAAGCTTCTACATTCATCACATAATGCAAGAGACTAACAGCTATCAATGTGTAGCCTGACATGAAACTGGCACTAGTATTTTTTAGGAATCCGGCTCTACATCTGTATCTATACCAGTATAAGTCACTTCATACTAGTACTACTTGAAATATATGCACGTGGAATGGTCTGTAGCAATCTGAAAATGGTGGCTCCTGTGACAACTGTACTTATCTCTCCTTCCATCAAGCAATAGTAATCAAGTAAAACAATGTATGAAACAGCCAAAACGTTGGAAGGCCGAATACAGCTAGAGAAGGAAATGTGGCTGCAAGATTATATACCTTACGAATGTTCTTAGTGCCAGGAGGGCATGAGCTGAAGTTTCTTCTTCCATGAATCAAAATGGGACCAGACTTTCCCTGCAATGCAAAAAAACAATGCTCAAAAGTAAATCAAATGTACATGATAATAAAATTGTCTGTCTTAATACAGAACTCATCATCCCAGGACAATGTAATCACAATAGTCAAACTGATGCCCCCCGTTGACagtaaaaaaaaaaagtcaaactgATGTGTATAAATTTTTGGATTGAGCAAAACCTCGATCCAGATATTGTTACAGTGACCTCAAAGCAATGTTTGAAGCAACAAAGCAAAGGCTTGCATAAGAACAGTTAGCAATCTTAGCAAATAGCATGACAAAATCCTATTGAAACAGAGACATGATTTTTTCCCCACGATGTTGACCCCCCCACCCCCAAAACAGAGTAATACCTTGAAGGTTGAAGAAAGGTTATAGCCAGCCTCATTGTAAAGTACATTCTTGGCATTAGGTAGGAAACCAAAGGGCATGCTCTCTGGTACCTGTACAATAGGAAGACGCTACCAAGGGGTTTGAGTGACATCCCACATATGAATTAAAGACCAAATGCACAACTACTTAAGTGAAGAACTGAAGATAAGGTCCTACATGATGGACTGAGGAAAAGTATTATTCAAGATATTTAGTGAGGAGCAAATTCATTTTCTTTTCAACACACGTACGTCCTACTAAGCTGACTGCCCGTGAGTTGCTATGAAAAAATTCATCAAATACAACCCATCAGCTTAATGCTCATAAGGTTGGTTCAGTCAAGAATAATTAGATGTTCACCAGTTCCAAAAAGATATTTTAGCCACCTTCATGAATCAAAGATATTTTAGCCACCTTCATGAATCAAAGAAAGCAAAACAACTTATATTAGGTACCATAAAGTAAAAGAAAGATAAAACTTTTCTTCAATTTCACAAATGACATATATGGCATAAACTGCCAGGCTACAAAAATAAGGCAAACAATCATACAAAGTGTTTTCAAATATCCTGGGTATGAGGAAGATCATTGTTATCAGTTTTGTGTTTGCATTAACCGTATTACTGTTGTGGCACTAGAGGAGGTATaccagtatatatatatggatgctGACAAGAAATATTAAGGACAATGTGGGCAAAACATTCTAATAATGGTACTGCAAGAATTATTATACAATGTGGGCAAAAGAGAGCAGGGATTACTTATGATAATTCTTGATGTCATAATGGTATACCACATTGTCCAAAGGAGCACACGCAAAATGACTATTGCAGAGGAACCAGGAAAGAAACAGACCTTGGCGGATTTGAAAGACTGAAACGTCATGTTCTTGATTGGCATAGTAGAACCGATGGCAGAATCCCTCGCCTGAAAATAGAGCAAACCTCAAATCAGCCAACAGCAAAGATCGACATATGACACCCGTTCCGACCCAATGAATCAAATGATGAAATTATCCATACCAACGGGGCAATCTTGGTCCCTTGGGACGCCAGCGGTGGTAGCCCCTTCACGAGACGGTGCGGCATGATCCGGGCGTCCTCTAgctgaaaacaagaaaagaagatGCAAAAAAGAGAGAAGCCAAACTGATGTGTATGTAAGCCAAGATTTGGAGACTGAccacatgtaacaccctaggcccGGCCACACGGCACAGGCCCACTCTACCAAGGGTGGGTCCCACCTACGTAGCAACTCGTTTGTACTtttgtcctcgcttcgcgtaaaacggttaaccgaaggtacTACGCGTCTTTGATCTGGCTATTTAAGCTGGTTCGGCGAACTCAGAATTCACGTTAGGGTACAGTAACAGTAGCCTGAATTCGGTCCGGGCCCAATGGGCTGGGTCTCACACCACATTGGTGAAGATTCGCTCAGAAAAGCTTGGATCGAAGAAAGCGCACGGCCGCCATGGCTTCTGCAAACCCGATTGAGAACTGGCGTCGGGGTGTTAGGGCGGTTAGGAAAACTGGAGGATCGGCGAAGCAAAAGTGCTCGAGGGCTCACGTACtcacgtatatatatatatatgcaagccgTGAGTTCGCCCAGCAGTTGACTCCTAGTCCAGTACGACTGTACGAGGAGGAGCGCGACCTGTTTTTTTCTCCTTTATTTAGTAATGTTTGCAGAATAGAGGGCTGAACGGGCGGCATGGCACAAGCCCGTTTAGACACGTGCCCTAATAAGCCCGGTTGCCATAGATACTTAGTGCCTTTTTTTAATTCGAAGGCACGCAGGAGGAGAACATGCAACAATTTTAGTCATGCTCATATCGACACTACAGAGGAGCAGTCTAACCATGGTTCTACTACGCTTGGATCAGGCCAGAACGAATTGGTAGCGCAGTGGTGTCAGGTTTTGCATAATAGCATCGGGCCTCATGCCGATCATTGGGTATTGGACGTAGGGCCATCTATGGTTTGTAGTTAGTATGCACTCCTAGATGACACAATATGTTCTATGGATTCTATAATTAAGTCAAGTTTCATAAAATGACTAACACACAAATTCTATAGATAGAGTAAAGTGCATGGCGAGTCTTCAAACTTGGCTAGGTGTATCATACCGGTCCTTGTACTCACACTTGATCGCGTCTTCGCGTGGGTCAAAGAAATCAGGCTGTAGCGCCCCGGGAGATGCAAGGAAACCATTTTTTAAGATCTATATATGTGTGCTTCATTGTTGGTGGGACCCAAAACATAAAACATGTTGATTAGTATCTAAGCTATCTTCATTATTGTTCCTCATTCCTTCGTCTGCATGCATTTCATGGAAGAGATTACCAAAATCAATAGCAGTCTCTCATCCACTTGTTGTTGCCTATGGCCCTATTTGGATCCATAAGGCTAATCTTTAGCCCTTATAATGAATGAACTAAAGTTTAGCCCATATGGTTGTTTGAATCTAGGGGCTAAAAATCAGTCATGTACCCTGCCATGACCCATTTGCTCCTAATTAATACTCATGCTAAAGAGGGTGGGTGGGGGTAATATACGTCTTTTGCTATGAAGGGACCACTTTTAACCCTCTTTAGCCCACTTTGGAGGGGCTAATAGAAAAGGGGTGGACTAAGTTTAGCCCTCACTTTTTTATCCCTCCAGTTTGGATCCGTGAGGGCTAAAAGGTACTTTAGCcttatggatccaaacagggcctatgtTTGCGCAAACCTACAATAGCCAATGTTGTGGATCACAGCTCCATTCCTCCAGCGCCGTGCCCGGCTGTGTTGGCTTCCGTTGGACAACTTGTTGGTTCCTTATTGGTCGTGACTTGTACATTTACTCTCCATTAATTATAGATGTCAATTACTCAATCCTTAGCTTTAATCTGGAGTATTAAGGGTAGATTGTCTTAAAGGTAGCCGTTACTATTCAATTATGGTATTTAGATATAATAAGAGAGTTTATACTTTCGGATTGATTGACGACTATGCAGTATACTCCCTCATATTCAAGTTAGGCACATTCATGAGTTCAAGTTAGGCACAAGAATTAAAGAGTTGTACCTGGAAATCGGATGTGACTATCCTATGGATAGATAATTTATGTTAGCTATTGAGTCAtgtatgaaagaaaaaaaaagtgaatTTAGGATGAGATCAAGAAGCATGCAGCAGGAGTGTAGGGTCCCGACATTGATGTCATAAAGGTTTTCAACGGCAGGCACCGGTGACTACTCCCCTCCAGCAAAATGATTGTGTTACCCCTCCAGTCAGGACTACAAATGGTCTACTATCGTGCTGCTCTCTGgataagtctatctttgagaatctTCTTGAGGTGTATAAATAAAGTACACTGAAAAGGGTGAACTCATTCTACTATACCAAGATTCTTCTCTCCACCACCAAGGCGGTAGATCGACTCCATTAGTCACCACCATCTATGTAACAATGTGAGGTTGGCTCTTTGCTCCAACAATTAGCATGAGCgaactgatcatagatcagttggttggattccttgtggtggaacctatTCACCTGGGTTCAAGTTCTCGACTTGACATGGGTGCTCGcacatttttctggatttattctagAATTTAACGACGCTAtgttttcagtggtaggcgacgttcccTCCCACAGCGAGGCGCCTGTAATGatttcgtgaatctcgagatctgccggctcagtccttcggaggtactcatagaggtagggtttatatactgttgatgcaaaagtgatctgcaaacacaaagggctaatacccgaatcgatatccaaagcgtgccagtcgatttgacctgctaatcgacaaggatgaagatacgaacactttggtcctgacaacagcgatacgcctggaagtcacggccaagaggtgctcacgcggaactcgagaatcgccgaaggtcgcactgaagcgatgcagctcgccgaatcaatgagaactcgtaaaaagaaaaaatatgcaaattgacgaagtcgccgaaaagtaagtagatgcaaataggagtaaaagttggttttgatattgattgatattgtctattacattgccccttactccatatttataccctgatctaaagagacacaaccaaacacaactaggacaccaatcctatatctaaggaaacacgtgactcttacacgaatcataacctaacaaatacagaaaaggaaatcaactcctatctatttccctgtccgcctcaattacgatggaaatctcactgtcctccttcccatcggcatactccctgcttcatcggcagtagtcttcaagtcttccttcatcggcatactccctgtttcatcggcagtagtcttcaagtcttccttcatcggcatcgacaataactcctccaacctcatcggcaacgcccgagtccaaatcaacctttccatcgatcatcaccagctatcagcaaccatttttacaaactggctttcattggctatcaaagtattcaataactttccccttgccgattagtccactccgattattttgacacgtgcaaaaaacggtgtcaacacatgccccccaatttcggagtataaaaccattaatgctccgaaatttactccagataacgcttgcctttgcccaattaccgtaactcattctccaagccaaaacttgatttgttatcaaatccaatcaaatctaatcttgattcacgcacttcagtaaatatcgcacaatcgccaaccactcttgccttgattgagataccaaaacaataacccatcggcaagatcttaacatgataatgctgccattttcagaattaaaatatcatgtatcgatatcccttccaagtcatgattacttgttatcaactcatctgtacaatcccctgattatcgcgcgaatagttaccatatccctctgcaccgccttgacctatatgcgcgcgtcatagagataagtccaaaatacccttattctgggcggcttataaatagatttctccggaaccctcattttctatcttcagcctccaatccttggcattctctctctccggcggcgactccgacgaacaaccgcgcgacctcaaccaccaagaacccttctccggcgctaacttcaagttcccggctcgtatctccaccttcctcaagacaatggccatcaacttcgacgttcccgcggttcgctccacttccattaccttttactttgatctttttgcaaatttatttagttggtgatttttcctttcttctgtcttctggattccataaccttaggaactgcgcaacaaattaattatcccaaccgatcagccgcacgtccaatgccttggaccaatgggcaacccagatccaaccgatctgatcaacgcagaggttaacagaattccctttagagcccaaaatttctctctgaatttgtggaaagacacattccgatcttggcccaaaaccaccaaagggtggaaagattggtatttgagggttaatagatcgatgcaagtatactgggcagaacgaaggttagaccaatgtatcaggctctctattgccgatatgcagaaaaatgaatcaatgataattgcagctgcttatttttggtcagatacgaccaatacttttatgtttggacatggcccagctactcctacccttgccgatatccacatgcttactggcttggacatctcaactgccgatgaaggctccatctatggtagaaagcctgaatatagagtgaatacccgtaacatcggcggttggacaggatatattcaagaataccagaaaacc includes these proteins:
- the LOC136526955 gene encoding uncharacterized protein isoform X1, which translates into the protein MPHRLVKGLPPLASQGTKIAPLARDSAIGSTMPIKNMTFQSFKSAKVPESMPFGFLPNAKNVLYNEAGYNLSSTFKGKSGPILIHGRRNFSSCPPGTKNIRKMDAGNKGSSRPGTEKISGVKRRL
- the LOC136526955 gene encoding uncharacterized protein isoform X2; the protein is MPHRLVKGLPPLASQGTKIAPLARDSAIGSTMPIKNMTFQSFKSAKGKSGPILIHGRRNFSSCPPGTKNIRKMDAGNKGSSRPGTEKISGVKRRL